Within Kutzneria chonburiensis, the genomic segment GCGGCTGGAGTCGGCCCCGGCGGCGTACCAGATGTTCCAGCAGAAGCGCGACGGCGCGGTCAAGGTGCTGCTGCAACCCTGATGTTTGAACTCCCGCGACACTGGTCACCCCCGGGTGCGCGGCACTCATGCCCCTGGCTGCGGCTGGGGGCATGATGTTCGTGTGAGTGGTCTCAGTGCGGAAGAACCAGACAACGCGGAGGTAGGGTTGGCGACCGTCGCCGTCGAGCGTCCGGCCGACGACATCGCTGTGGTCCAGGTGGACGGCGAGGTCGACATGGTCACCGCGCCGGCGCTGGAGAGCCAGGTCGTCGCGCTGCTCGCGGAGAAGCCGAAGGTCCTGATCATCGACCTGACCGGGGTCCGGTTCTTCTCCTCGGCCGGGCTGGCCGTGCTGGCCCTGGCCCACCGCGAGGCCGACGAGACGACCCAGCTGCGCGTGGTGGCCAACGACCCGGCCGTGCTGCGGCCGCTGGAGCTGACCGGCCTGACCGAGGACCTGTTCATCCGGCCGAGCCGGAAATCCGCGATGGACGCATGAGCGGCGTCGACCCGCTGCGCTGGCACGGTCTGGCCAAGGCCGAGCAGCTCAGCGGCATCCGTCGCTCGATCGAGGAGTGGACCGAGCGGGCCGGACTGGGCGTCGACCTGTCGCAGATGGTGGCGCTGGCGGTGTACGAGGCCATGGCCAACGTGGTCGAGCACGCCTACCGCGACGACGGCATCGGCACCCTCGACGTGGAGATCCGGCATGACGGCGACGCCGTCATCGCGGTGATCGCCGACGAGGGCCACTGGCACGTCAGCACGCCCGAGGAGCAGCGGCACCGCGGCCGCGGGCTGGCGCTGATCGAGCGACTCGCCGCCCAGGTCACCGTGCTGCCGGGCAACACCGGCACCCACGTCCGCATGCGCTGGCCGGTCGACCAGCGGGACGGTCGCCTGCGCTTCCTCGACGCCGTCACCGACGCCGGTCTTGCCCAGCTGGGCACCACGGCCCTGCTGCGGGAACTGCTGAGCCGTATTCACACCCTGCTGGACGTGGACACCGCGGCCGTGCTGGTCTACGACCGGTCCGGCGACCACCTCGTCGTCACCGCCTGCGTCGGTCTGGAAAACCAGGTCCGCCGGCCGATCCGGATCCCGTTCGGGGTCGGGCTGGCCGGGAAGGTGGCCGAGAGCCAGCGGGCGCTGGTCGTGGACCGGATCGACGAGACCACTGTGGAGTCGCCGCTGCTGCGGGAGAGCGGCCTCAGCGTCCTGGCCGGTGTGCCCATGGTGGCCGGCGGGACGCTGGTCGGTGTGCTGCGCGTGGGCGCCGCGGGCGACCGGACGTTCAGCGCCCAGGACATTCTCCTGCTCCAGATCGCCGCCGACCGGCTGGCGCTGGCCGTGCAGGCGCAGGCGTCCAACGCCGAAAGCAGCCCCACCACGGCGTTGCAGCGCAGCCTGCTGCCCAGCCGCCTGCCGTCCATCGCCGGGCTCGACTTCGCCGGCCGCTACGCCCCCGGCGCCGACCTGGGCGTCGGCGGTGACTGGTACGACGTGTTCTCCCTGTCCGGCGGCCGCATCGGCATCGTGATCGGCGACGTCGCCGGGCACGGCTTTCCGGCCGCCGTCGTGATGGGCCGGCTGCGCAGCGCGCTGCGGGCGTACGCCCTCGACAACGACAAGCCCGAGATCGTGATGGACAAGCTGGACCGCAAGGCCAGCCACTTCGAGGCCGGCGTGATGGCCACCGTGGCCTATGCCGTGGTCGAGCCGGAGGCCGGCCGGCTGACGCTGTGCCTGGCCGGTCACCTGAGACCCGTGCTGGCCCGGCCCGGCCGGCCCAGCCGATTCGTGGACGCCGTCGTGGACCCGCCGATCGGCTTCTCGCTCAAGGGCCGTCGCCGTCGCAGCCAGGTCGTCGAGCTGCCGCCGGGGGCGACCCTGTGCTTCTACACCGACGGCCTGGTGGAGCGGCGGGACCGGCCGATCGACGTCGGGCTGGCCGAGCTGCTGGCAGCCGTCGCGCCGGTGCCGTCGGAGACGGTGTGTTCGGAGCTGATGGCCGAGTTCGTCGAGGGACAGGCGACCGCGGATGACGTGGCGTTGCTGGTGATGCACCGGACGGAGGCCGTGTAGTCACTCGGCCCGGACCGGTGCGGGCATCCGGGCGTCGTGTTCGAGTTTGGGGTGCGGCGGGCCGGGAATCCGCTGCCATGACGGAGTCCGCTGACGCCGTGGTGATCGGCGCCGGCCACAACGGGTTGGTCGCCGCCAACGTGTTGGCGGACGCCGGGTGGCAGGTCCTGGTGCTGGAGGCGACCGACCGGCCCGGCGGCGCGGTGCGTACGGCGGAGCTCGCGGCCCCGGGATATCACAGCGACCTGTGCAGCGCCTTCTTCCCGATGATCGCCGCCTCGCCCGTGTTCGCCGACCTCGACCTGACACGGTACGGGCTGACGTGGCGACACGCCCCCGATGCCGTGGCCCACCTCCTGCCCGACGACCGCAGCGTGGTGCTGTCCCGTGACATCGACCGTACCGCGCAGTCGGTGTCGGAGTTCGCCGCCGAGGACGGCGACGCCTGGCGGCGTATGCACGAGCAGTGGCTCCGGCTGCGGGACCCGTTCCTGGACTCGCTGCTCCGCCCGTTTCCGCCGGTCCGCGCCGGCCTGCGCCTGCTGCGGCGTGCCGGCACCGCCGAGGGACTTCGCTTGGCGCGCATGGTAACCCTGTCCGCCCGCACCTTCACCGAAGAGTGGTTCACGGGGGAGGGCGCGCGCCTGTTGTTGGCCGGCAACGCAATGCACGCCGACATCGGCGTGGACGGTGCCGGGAGCGGCGTTTTCGGTTGGCTGCTGGCGATGTTGGCTCAAGAGGTCGGCTTCCCGGTGCCCGAAGGCGGCGCGGGGCGGATCACCGAGGCGTTGGTGCGACGGCTTCGGATGCGCGGCGGCGAGGTCATCTGCGGCCGTCGAGTCGCCAAGATCCTGGTCGCCGGCGGGCGCGCCGTCGGGGTGCGTGACGCCGAGGGGGAGTTGGTACGGGCCCGCCGCGCCGTGCTGGCCGACGTGCCCGCGC encodes:
- a CDS encoding phytoene desaturase family protein; protein product: MTESADAVVIGAGHNGLVAANVLADAGWQVLVLEATDRPGGAVRTAELAAPGYHSDLCSAFFPMIAASPVFADLDLTRYGLTWRHAPDAVAHLLPDDRSVVLSRDIDRTAQSVSEFAAEDGDAWRRMHEQWLRLRDPFLDSLLRPFPPVRAGLRLLRRAGTAEGLRLARMVTLSARTFTEEWFTGEGARLLLAGNAMHADIGVDGAGSGVFGWLLAMLAQEVGFPVPEGGAGRITEALVRRLRMRGGEVICGRRVAKILVAGGRAVGVRDAEGELVRARRAVLADVPAPALYLDLVGAEHLPARLVDDLGRFHWDPATVKVDWALSGPVPWSAAQVGGAGTVHLGADLDGLTAFSADLARGRTPRDPFLLLGQMTTADPSRSPAGTEAVWAYTHVPHGQRWDKAHLARAADRIERVVERHAPGFGSLVVGRAVQGPCDLEAHNPSLVDGAISAGTASIHQELFLRPVPGLARADTPVQRLFLAGASAHPGGAVHGAPGNNAARAALARDGWAGSGYQAAINAAHRLVYG
- a CDS encoding STAS domain-containing protein encodes the protein MATVAVERPADDIAVVQVDGEVDMVTAPALESQVVALLAEKPKVLIIDLTGVRFFSSAGLAVLALAHREADETTQLRVVANDPAVLRPLELTGLTEDLFIRPSRKSAMDA
- a CDS encoding SpoIIE family protein phosphatase, coding for MSGVDPLRWHGLAKAEQLSGIRRSIEEWTERAGLGVDLSQMVALAVYEAMANVVEHAYRDDGIGTLDVEIRHDGDAVIAVIADEGHWHVSTPEEQRHRGRGLALIERLAAQVTVLPGNTGTHVRMRWPVDQRDGRLRFLDAVTDAGLAQLGTTALLRELLSRIHTLLDVDTAAVLVYDRSGDHLVVTACVGLENQVRRPIRIPFGVGLAGKVAESQRALVVDRIDETTVESPLLRESGLSVLAGVPMVAGGTLVGVLRVGAAGDRTFSAQDILLLQIAADRLALAVQAQASNAESSPTTALQRSLLPSRLPSIAGLDFAGRYAPGADLGVGGDWYDVFSLSGGRIGIVIGDVAGHGFPAAVVMGRLRSALRAYALDNDKPEIVMDKLDRKASHFEAGVMATVAYAVVEPEAGRLTLCLAGHLRPVLARPGRPSRFVDAVVDPPIGFSLKGRRRRSQVVELPPGATLCFYTDGLVERRDRPIDVGLAELLAAVAPVPSETVCSELMAEFVEGQATADDVALLVMHRTEAV